From Streptomyces sp. NBC_01460, a single genomic window includes:
- the mmsA gene encoding multiple monosaccharide ABC transporter ATP-binding protein — protein sequence MAGPVLEMRSIVKTFPGVKALSDVTLTVRQGEVHAICGENGAGKSTLMKVLSGVHPHGSYEGDVLFEGETCRFKDIRASEQHGIVIIHQELALVPYLSIAENIFLGNEHAKRGLINWNDTLRHAGELLRRVGLDEHPETRVADIGVGKQQLVEIAKALSKKVKLLILDEPTAALNDEDSGKLLDLILSLKDQGMTSIIISHKLNEIRRVADSVTIIRDGRSIETLDVKAAETTEDRIISGMVGRDLENRFPERTPHHPEEGTAPALEIRNWTVHHPLDQQRKVVDDVSIEVRRGEIVGIAGLMGAGRTELAMSVFGRSYGRYAGGTVLRDGAEIRTKSVPEAVGHGIAYATEDRKHYGLNLIDTINRNISLTALGKVSKRGVVDEHGERQVAEGFRKSMNIKAPTVFEPVGKLSGGNQQKVVLSKWIFAGPEVLILDEPTRGIDVGAKYEIYTVIDRLAAQGKAVVFISSELPELLGMCDRIYTMAAGRLTGEFSRAEASQEALMRQMTKDKEVSR from the coding sequence ATGGCGGGACCCGTCCTGGAAATGCGCTCGATCGTCAAGACCTTTCCCGGTGTGAAAGCGCTGTCGGACGTCACACTGACCGTCCGTCAGGGCGAGGTCCACGCCATCTGCGGAGAGAACGGCGCAGGCAAGTCGACCCTGATGAAGGTGCTCTCCGGCGTCCATCCGCACGGCAGCTACGAAGGGGACGTCCTCTTCGAGGGCGAGACCTGCCGGTTCAAGGACATCCGGGCGAGCGAGCAGCACGGCATCGTGATCATCCACCAGGAGCTGGCGCTGGTGCCGTACCTCTCCATCGCGGAGAACATCTTCCTCGGCAACGAGCACGCCAAGCGCGGGCTGATCAACTGGAACGACACCCTCAGGCACGCGGGTGAACTGCTGCGCCGGGTCGGTCTCGACGAGCACCCGGAGACCCGGGTCGCCGACATCGGCGTGGGCAAGCAGCAGCTCGTGGAGATAGCCAAGGCGCTGTCGAAGAAGGTGAAGCTGCTCATCCTCGACGAGCCGACGGCCGCGCTCAACGACGAGGACAGCGGCAAACTCCTCGACCTGATCCTCTCGTTGAAGGACCAGGGCATGACCTCGATCATCATCTCGCACAAGCTGAACGAGATCCGCCGGGTCGCCGACTCGGTCACGATCATCCGCGACGGGCGCTCCATCGAGACGCTCGACGTGAAGGCCGCGGAGACGACCGAGGACCGGATCATCAGCGGGATGGTCGGCCGCGACCTGGAGAACCGCTTCCCCGAGCGGACCCCGCACCACCCGGAGGAGGGCACCGCGCCTGCCCTGGAGATCCGCAACTGGACCGTGCACCACCCGCTCGACCAGCAGCGCAAGGTCGTCGACGACGTCTCGATCGAGGTGCGGCGCGGCGAGATCGTCGGCATCGCCGGACTCATGGGCGCCGGCCGCACCGAGCTGGCGATGAGCGTCTTCGGCCGCTCCTACGGCCGCTACGCGGGCGGCACCGTCCTCAGGGACGGCGCCGAGATCCGTACGAAGTCCGTCCCCGAGGCGGTCGGGCACGGCATCGCGTACGCCACCGAGGACCGCAAGCACTACGGCCTCAACCTCATCGACACCATCAACCGGAACATCTCGCTGACCGCCCTGGGCAAGGTCTCCAAGCGGGGTGTGGTCGACGAGCACGGGGAGCGGCAGGTCGCCGAGGGCTTCCGGAAGTCCATGAACATCAAGGCGCCGACCGTCTTCGAGCCGGTGGGCAAGCTGTCCGGCGGCAACCAGCAGAAGGTCGTCCTCAGCAAGTGGATCTTCGCGGGTCCCGAGGTGCTGATCCTGGACGAGCCCACGCGCGGCATCGACGTGGGTGCCAAGTACGAGATCTACACGGTCATCGACCGACTGGCGGCCCAGGGCAAGGCGGTCGTCTTCATTTCCTCGGAACTGCCGGAACTGCTCGGCATGTGCGACCGCATCTACACGATGGCCGCCGGCCGGCTGACGGGGGAGTTCTCCCGGGCCGAGGCCTCGCAGGAAGCGCTGATGCGTCAGATGACGAAGGACAAAGAGGTATCCCGATGA
- the mmsB gene encoding multiple monosaccharide ABC transporter permease, with the protein MSTDVTAKTPAPASPGKGGPASGEGLLQLMLGGMRRNMRQYGMLMALGLIVVLFAVWTDGDLLLPRNVSNLVLQNSYILILAIGMMLVIIAGHIDLSVGSLTAFIGAMAAVLMVEHDLPWPLAVVLCLAIGAVAGSVQGFFIAYLGIPSFIVTLAGMLLFRGLTEIFLKGQTLGPFPKDLQKIANGFLPEVGPTTNYHNLTLLLGFALIAFVVIQEMRDRKRQQEFALDVLPAKLFLLKLVALVSAVLVVTLLLASYKGAPVVLLILGVLVVGFGYLMRNAIVGRHIYAIGGNLPAAKLSGVKDKKVTFLVFLNMGMLAALAGLVFAARFNAASPKAGLNFELEAIAASFIGGASMSGGVGTVLGAIIGGLVLGVLNNGMNLVGIGTDWQQVIKGAVLLAAVGFDVWNKRKVGS; encoded by the coding sequence ATGAGCACGGACGTGACCGCGAAGACCCCGGCCCCCGCGTCGCCCGGCAAAGGCGGCCCGGCCTCCGGTGAGGGCCTGCTCCAGCTGATGCTGGGCGGCATGCGCCGCAACATGCGCCAGTACGGCATGCTGATGGCCCTCGGCCTGATCGTGGTGCTGTTCGCGGTGTGGACGGACGGCGACCTGCTGCTGCCGCGCAACGTCTCCAACCTGGTGCTGCAGAACAGCTACATCCTGATCCTCGCGATCGGCATGATGCTCGTCATCATCGCGGGTCACATCGACCTCTCGGTCGGCTCGCTGACCGCATTCATCGGCGCGATGGCCGCCGTGCTGATGGTCGAGCACGATCTCCCCTGGCCGCTCGCCGTGGTGCTGTGCCTGGCCATCGGCGCCGTGGCGGGCTCGGTACAGGGCTTCTTCATCGCCTACCTCGGCATACCGTCGTTCATCGTGACCCTCGCGGGCATGCTGCTCTTCCGCGGTCTGACGGAGATCTTCCTGAAGGGCCAGACCCTCGGCCCCTTCCCGAAGGACCTGCAGAAGATAGCCAACGGCTTCCTGCCCGAGGTCGGGCCCACCACCAACTACCACAACCTCACCCTGCTCCTGGGCTTCGCCCTGATCGCCTTCGTGGTGATCCAGGAGATGCGCGACCGCAAGCGGCAGCAGGAGTTCGCCCTCGACGTGCTGCCGGCCAAGCTGTTCCTGCTGAAGCTGGTGGCGCTGGTCTCGGCCGTCCTCGTCGTCACCCTGCTGCTCGCCAGCTACAAGGGCGCCCCGGTCGTGCTGCTCATCCTCGGCGTGCTCGTCGTCGGGTTCGGCTACCTGATGCGCAACGCGATCGTCGGCCGTCACATCTACGCCATCGGCGGCAACCTGCCCGCGGCCAAGCTGTCGGGTGTGAAGGACAAGAAGGTCACCTTCCTGGTCTTCCTGAACATGGGCATGCTCGCGGCGCTGGCGGGCCTGGTCTTCGCGGCCCGCTTCAACGCGGCCTCTCCCAAGGCGGGCCTCAACTTCGAGCTGGAGGCCATCGCCGCCTCGTTCATCGGCGGCGCGTCGATGAGCGGCGGCGTCGGCACGGTCCTCGGCGCGATCATCGGTGGCCTGGTCCTGGGTGTGCTGAACAACGGTATGAACCTCGTCGGCATCGGCACCGACTGGCAGCAGGTCATCAAGGGTGCGGTGCTGCTGGCCGCCGTCGGCTTCGACGTCTGGAACAAGCGCAAGGTCGGTTCGTAA
- a CDS encoding aldose epimerase family protein produces MTFTTGTSRRTVLTATAAAGLAVAAGAPAAHAAASGGTPSRELFGTLADGTKVHRWTLANGGTRLKVLSWGGVVQSLETPDRRGRTTNVSLGFDNLPEYVAKSPYFGGLIGRYGNRIAEGRFTLDGVTHQLPVNDGPNSLHGGDQGFDKRVWRVEPFTGHGDVGLVLTRTSPDGEAGYPGTLAVRVVYTLTSRGEWRVDYTATTDRATVLNLTSHTYFNLAGEGSGSVDGHLLELAAARYTPVGATLIPTGELAPVARTPFDFRRARALGEAVRTPHEQIGFGQGIDHNYVLDKGATARPEYALTVSDPGSGRVMKMYTTEPGMQVYTGNFLDGTLTGTSGRVYRQGDAFCLESQHFPDSPNQPSFPSTVLRPGATYRSTTVHAFSAR; encoded by the coding sequence ATGACCTTCACCACCGGAACCAGCAGACGCACCGTCCTGACGGCCACGGCCGCCGCCGGGCTGGCCGTGGCGGCGGGCGCCCCGGCCGCGCACGCCGCGGCCTCGGGCGGCACGCCGTCCAGGGAGCTCTTCGGCACCCTGGCCGACGGGACGAAGGTGCACCGCTGGACTCTCGCCAACGGCGGGACCCGGCTGAAGGTCCTCTCCTGGGGAGGCGTCGTCCAGTCCCTGGAGACCCCCGACCGCAGGGGGCGGACGACGAACGTCTCGCTCGGCTTCGACAACCTGCCGGAGTACGTGGCGAAGTCCCCGTACTTCGGCGGGCTGATAGGCCGGTACGGCAACCGCATCGCAGAGGGGCGCTTCACCCTCGACGGTGTCACGCACCAGCTGCCCGTCAACGACGGCCCGAACAGCCTCCACGGCGGCGACCAGGGCTTCGACAAGCGCGTCTGGCGGGTGGAGCCGTTCACCGGGCACGGGGACGTCGGGCTGGTCCTGACCCGGACCAGCCCGGACGGCGAGGCCGGCTATCCGGGAACGCTCGCCGTCCGCGTCGTCTACACCCTCACCTCCCGGGGCGAGTGGCGCGTCGACTACACGGCGACCACGGACCGGGCCACCGTCCTCAACCTCACCAGCCACACCTACTTCAACCTGGCGGGCGAGGGCAGCGGCAGCGTCGACGGCCACCTGCTGGAGCTGGCGGCGGCGCGCTACACGCCGGTCGGCGCCACGCTCATCCCGACGGGCGAGCTGGCCCCGGTGGCCCGTACGCCGTTCGACTTCCGGCGCGCCCGGGCCCTCGGGGAGGCCGTACGCACCCCGCACGAGCAGATCGGGTTCGGGCAGGGCATCGACCACAACTACGTGCTGGACAAGGGGGCCACGGCCCGTCCGGAGTACGCGCTGACCGTGTCGGACCCCGGCTCCGGCCGGGTGATGAAGATGTACACGACGGAGCCCGGCATGCAGGTCTACACGGGGAACTTCCTCGACGGCACCCTGACCGGCACCTCGGGACGGGTCTACCGCCAGGGCGACGCGTTCTGCCTGGAGTCCCAGCACTTCCCGGACTCCCCCAACCAGCCGTCGTTCCCCTCGACGGTGCTGCGCCCGGGCGCCACCTACCGCTCGACGACGGTGCACGCCTTCTCGGCGCGCTGA
- a CDS encoding dienelactone hydrolase family protein yields the protein MRFTSEHRIDGDVLERRFTLGDIPGILWTPASAPTSAPAPLILLGHPPLGLHRMYPRLAERARHAVADGFAAATVELPGSGDRPRWPAVDQARADLRRAMEAGEPVGDDIIDALVLPLVDRAVPEWRAALDALLDLHGIGGPVGYSGGVISIGTRLAAVEPRVSAAVLFAGSLVPRVIFEEARQVTVPLHVLLQWDDEGNDRQAALDLFDAFGSAEKTLHANMGGHTGVPQHAGDAAARFLTRHLRP from the coding sequence ATGCGTTTCACCTCCGAACACCGCATCGACGGCGACGTCCTCGAACGCCGGTTCACCCTCGGCGACATCCCCGGCATCCTGTGGACCCCCGCGTCCGCCCCCACGTCGGCGCCGGCGCCGCTGATCCTGCTCGGCCACCCTCCGCTCGGACTGCACAGGATGTACCCCCGGCTCGCGGAGCGGGCCCGGCACGCCGTCGCGGACGGCTTCGCCGCGGCCACCGTCGAACTCCCCGGGAGCGGTGACCGGCCCCGATGGCCCGCCGTCGACCAGGCGCGCGCGGACCTGCGCCGGGCCATGGAGGCCGGCGAGCCCGTCGGTGACGACATCATCGACGCCCTCGTCCTCCCGCTGGTCGACAGGGCGGTCCCGGAATGGCGGGCCGCGCTGGACGCCCTGCTGGACCTGCACGGGATCGGCGGGCCGGTCGGGTACTCGGGAGGAGTGATCTCCATCGGCACCCGGCTCGCGGCGGTCGAGCCGCGCGTCTCGGCCGCCGTCCTGTTCGCCGGGAGTCTCGTCCCCCGCGTCATCTTCGAGGAGGCCCGCCAGGTCACCGTCCCGCTGCACGTCCTGCTGCAGTGGGACGACGAGGGCAACGACCGGCAGGCGGCGCTCGACCTGTTCGACGCCTTCGGCTCCGCGGAGAAGACGCTGCACGCCAATATGGGCGGGCACACCGGTGTCCCGCAGCACGCCGGGGACGCCGCCGCCCGCTTCCTCACCCGGCACCTCCGCCCCTGA